In Candidatus Delongbacteria bacterium, one genomic interval encodes:
- a CDS encoding universal stress protein: MAFHKILALFGHAETDVKLVQRACELASEQKASLRFLHINESDAGAVGLYGRVTYDHRYSREEIQELIQPYNTGGVPIEVEVVATDDLIETIRESCTGTDLLIIGHEHQNLMTRWLTDSIDERIINSVPCDVLVVHST; the protein is encoded by the coding sequence ATGGCATTCCACAAGATCCTGGCCCTGTTCGGTCACGCCGAAACCGATGTCAAGCTGGTGCAACGAGCCTGTGAACTGGCCAGCGAACAGAAGGCAAGCCTGCGCTTCCTGCACATCAACGAGAGTGATGCGGGTGCGGTGGGACTCTATGGCCGGGTCACCTACGACCATCGCTACTCGCGGGAGGAGATCCAGGAGCTGATTCAGCCCTACAACACCGGTGGAGTGCCCATCGAGGTGGAGGTGGTCGCCACCGATGACCTGATCGAGACCATTCGCGAGTCCTGCACAGGCACCGATCTGCTGATCATCGGACATGAACACCAGAACCTGATGACGCGCTGGCTTACCGATTCCATCGACGAACGCATCATCAATTCGGTGCCCTGCGATGTCCTGGTGGTTCACAGCACCTGA
- the ftnA gene encoding non-heme ferritin: protein MLSEKLGQMLNQQINMEFYSSNLYLQMSAWCQSKGLEGCAAFLRRHAGEEMMHMQKMFDFVNESGRMALVGAIEAPTATFESPAALFQAAFEHEQQVTASIGQLVEASMAERDFSTLNFLQWFVSEQHEEEALYRNILDKFELIGTSGQGLFFIDREIAQLAVGAGDPGTPAT from the coding sequence ATGCTGAGTGAAAAATTGGGTCAGATGCTGAATCAGCAGATCAACATGGAGTTCTATTCCTCCAACCTGTATCTGCAGATGAGCGCCTGGTGCCAGAGCAAGGGACTGGAAGGCTGTGCCGCATTCCTGCGTCGCCATGCGGGCGAGGAAATGATGCACATGCAGAAGATGTTCGACTTCGTGAACGAGTCGGGCCGGATGGCCCTGGTGGGTGCCATTGAAGCGCCCACGGCCACTTTCGAAAGCCCGGCGGCCCTGTTTCAGGCGGCCTTCGAGCACGAGCAGCAGGTCACGGCCAGCATTGGCCAACTGGTCGAAGCCAGCATGGCCGAGCGTGATTTCTCGACCCTGAACTTCCTGCAGTGGTTCGTGAGCGAGCAGCACGAGGAAGAGGCTCTCTACCGCAACATTCTGGACAAGTTCGAGCTGATCGGAACCAGTGGGCAGGGGCTGTTCTTCATCGATCGCGAAATCGCCCAGCTGGCCGTCGGTGCCGGCGACCCCGGGACCCCCGCCACCTGA